In Streptomyces sp. NBC_00448, the following are encoded in one genomic region:
- a CDS encoding S8 family peptidase has product MALVGWSGVSAASAGASPVAAGHPAATGRSYDITLVTGDHVHYTDLPGSNDLVTVDPADGSNGGVDVETHGSDTYVVPRQAMSLLAADKLDPRLFDVTALVAMGYDDAHADSTPLIATAPKNSRSARPPAAPRGATSLRTLTSIDATALRTDKDQTRTFWNAIAPGDAPRTLNGGIGKLWLDGQVKASLSDQTAQINATAAWGQGYDGKGVKVAILDSGADLDHPDLAGQVDATASFVPGESVDDGNGHGTHTASTIAGTGAASDGKEKGAAPGARLLVGKVLGDAGTGEDSSLIAGMEWAKAQGADIVSMSLGSPDASDGTDPMSQAVNELSADGGPLFVIAAGNAYDPGTIGAPGAASSALTVAAVDGNDQRADFSSQGPLTGTHSLKPDISAPGVDVTAAASQSVPGWTGGLYRTMSGTSMATPLVAGTAAILKERHPDWSGQRIKDALMSTSHRTSQTPYEVGTGRVDAAAAVDSAIEATGSVEAAAYDWPNADAKATTRTLTYRNDGAADVDLALSLDTDAAAYTLSASSLTVPANGTAEVTLTLDPSKVPAGTTFSGQVLATDSATHTVVAHTGFALFKEAEMYDYTVKLTGSDGKPATDTVALYSPAWSEPQYIAVSGETTLRLPPGTYTATSYVDVPGRTAGSLGEALLISDDVTLGKGHTEGTADLDATKVREVTAVPKRESEETQMVFGMQRTYDSAPGQGWTTSDLLPAKYDSFYLSPTRKVSDGSMQAFVHWRLREKALDAKTGTGHDIALTAQPNTAYHDGVRTLKTVYAGQGAATDYTGLDVRGKAVVIDRSADVTADERAQAAADAGASMLIVVNDTQGRLFESSTGADDLTVASVEQGDGARLTAEAKSGRGTLRVAQQEYPDYTYDLVQKFSGFIPDKPLAYTPNDSGLARIDNSFYAADGTLGFGGRYFVPSWGPALGGDSYERYARTTTEYVTGGTGAIGSWYEQHEALGATADYFERGQTASYTSGQRYDGAWFEPVQAPRFGDTYVPYYTSSNTLNWNVAMWSGGDDGHVGAGGNGTVRTALYRDGTQLTAFNAQSGRMNGMTAGSYTLVATGQRSTPAWSTSTRTSTTWGFDYQPLPSSPAARANLPLLNTSYDIGTDLQGAARAGHRIELGLRSATYTGDVAATSATLQVSYDDGATWQKATLKRTGDGRWSTVLTPPRTSRSLSLRTAAEAPGGLSVRQDVIQAVTLK; this is encoded by the coding sequence ATGGCGCTTGTCGGCTGGTCGGGGGTGTCGGCCGCGTCGGCGGGCGCTTCCCCGGTGGCGGCAGGACATCCGGCCGCCACCGGCCGGTCCTACGACATCACCCTCGTGACCGGCGACCACGTGCACTACACCGACCTGCCGGGCAGCAACGACCTCGTGACGGTCGACCCCGCCGACGGGAGCAACGGCGGGGTGGATGTGGAGACTCACGGCAGCGACACCTATGTCGTCCCCCGGCAGGCCATGTCGCTTCTCGCCGCCGACAAGTTGGACCCACGGCTGTTCGACGTCACCGCGCTGGTGGCCATGGGGTACGACGACGCACACGCCGATTCCACGCCGCTGATTGCCACCGCCCCGAAGAACAGCCGCTCCGCCCGGCCCCCGGCCGCGCCCAGGGGCGCCACGTCCCTGCGCACGCTCACGTCGATCGACGCGACCGCGCTACGCACCGACAAGGACCAGACCCGCACGTTCTGGAACGCGATCGCCCCTGGCGACGCACCGCGCACGCTGAACGGCGGAATCGGCAAGCTGTGGCTCGACGGCCAGGTGAAGGCGTCGCTGAGCGACCAGACGGCGCAGATCAACGCCACTGCCGCCTGGGGACAGGGATACGACGGCAAGGGCGTCAAGGTCGCGATCCTGGACAGCGGCGCCGACCTCGATCACCCCGACCTGGCCGGCCAGGTCGACGCCACCGCGAGTTTCGTGCCCGGCGAGAGCGTCGATGACGGCAACGGCCACGGCACGCACACCGCCTCCACGATCGCCGGCACCGGCGCCGCGTCCGACGGCAAGGAGAAGGGCGCGGCTCCCGGCGCCCGCCTGCTGGTCGGCAAGGTGCTCGGCGACGCGGGCACCGGCGAAGACTCGTCCCTCATCGCCGGGATGGAGTGGGCCAAGGCGCAGGGCGCTGACATCGTGTCCATGAGCCTGGGCAGTCCCGACGCCTCCGACGGCACCGACCCGATGTCCCAGGCCGTCAACGAGCTGTCCGCCGACGGCGGTCCGCTGTTCGTGATCGCCGCGGGCAACGCGTACGACCCCGGCACCATCGGCGCCCCGGGCGCCGCGTCCTCCGCGCTGACCGTGGCCGCCGTCGACGGGAACGACCAGCGGGCGGACTTCTCCAGCCAGGGCCCGCTGACCGGCACCCACAGCCTCAAGCCCGACATCTCCGCGCCCGGCGTGGACGTGACGGCCGCCGCCTCCCAGTCGGTGCCCGGCTGGACCGGCGGCCTCTACCGCACCATGAGCGGTACGTCGATGGCGACGCCCCTCGTCGCGGGCACGGCCGCGATCCTGAAGGAACGCCACCCGGACTGGAGCGGGCAGCGCATCAAGGACGCGCTGATGTCCACGTCGCACCGGACGAGCCAGACGCCGTACGAGGTGGGCACGGGCCGGGTGGACGCCGCCGCGGCCGTCGACTCGGCGATCGAGGCGACGGGCTCCGTCGAGGCAGCCGCCTACGACTGGCCGAACGCCGACGCGAAGGCCACCACCCGCACCCTGACCTACCGCAACGACGGCGCCGCGGACGTGGATCTCGCCCTCTCCCTCGACACCGACGCCGCCGCCTACACGCTCTCGGCGTCCTCGCTGACGGTGCCGGCGAACGGCACCGCCGAGGTGACGCTGACTCTCGACCCCTCGAAGGTCCCGGCGGGAACCACGTTCTCCGGCCAGGTCCTCGCCACCGACAGCGCCACCCACACCGTGGTCGCGCACACCGGCTTCGCGCTGTTCAAGGAAGCCGAGATGTACGACTACACCGTCAAGTTGACGGGGAGCGACGGAAAGCCCGCCACGGACACGGTGGCGCTGTACTCCCCCGCCTGGTCCGAGCCGCAGTACATCGCTGTCTCCGGCGAGACCACGCTGCGCCTGCCCCCCGGCACCTACACGGCCACCTCATACGTGGACGTGCCCGGCAGAACAGCCGGCTCGCTCGGCGAGGCCCTGCTGATCTCCGACGACGTCACGCTCGGCAAGGGCCACACCGAGGGGACGGCAGACCTCGACGCGACCAAGGTGCGCGAGGTCACCGCGGTGCCGAAGCGCGAGTCCGAGGAGACGCAGATGGTCTTCGGTATGCAGCGCACGTACGACTCCGCCCCCGGGCAGGGCTGGACCACTTCCGATCTGCTGCCCGCCAAGTACGACTCGTTCTACCTCTCACCGACACGAAAGGTGAGTGACGGCTCGATGCAGGCGTTCGTCCACTGGAGGTTGCGGGAGAAGGCCCTCGACGCCAAGACGGGCACCGGACACGACATCGCGTTGACCGCTCAACCCAACACCGCGTACCACGACGGTGTGCGCACCCTGAAGACGGTGTACGCCGGCCAAGGCGCGGCGACCGACTACACCGGTCTTGACGTGCGCGGCAAGGCCGTGGTGATCGACCGCAGTGCCGACGTCACCGCTGACGAGCGCGCCCAGGCGGCCGCCGACGCCGGCGCCTCGATGCTGATCGTGGTCAACGACACCCAGGGCCGCCTCTTCGAGAGCTCCACAGGCGCCGACGACCTCACCGTCGCCTCCGTGGAGCAGGGGGACGGGGCCCGGCTCACGGCAGAGGCGAAGTCCGGCAGGGGCACGCTGCGCGTGGCACAGCAGGAGTACCCGGACTACACCTACGACCTGGTCCAGAAGTTCAGCGGCTTCATCCCCGACAAGCCGCTGGCCTACACGCCGAACGACTCGGGCCTGGCGCGTATCGACAACTCCTTCTACGCGGCCGACGGCACCCTCGGCTTCGGCGGCCGCTACTTCGTCCCGTCCTGGGGCCCAGCCCTGGGCGGCGACTCCTACGAGCGCTACGCCCGCACCACCACCGAGTACGTCACCGGCGGCACGGGCGCCATCGGTTCCTGGTACGAGCAGCACGAGGCCCTGGGCGCCACGGCGGACTACTTCGAGCGCGGCCAGACGGCCTCGTACACGTCGGGGCAGCGGTATGACGGGGCGTGGTTCGAGCCGGTGCAGGCGCCGCGCTTCGGCGACACCTACGTCCCGTACTACACCAGCAGCAACACCCTGAACTGGAACGTCGCGATGTGGTCCGGCGGCGACGACGGCCACGTCGGCGCCGGGGGCAACGGCACCGTGCGGACCGCGCTCTACCGTGACGGCACGCAACTGACCGCGTTCAACGCCCAGTCCGGCCGCATGAACGGCATGACGGCGGGCTCCTACACGCTGGTGGCCACGGGCCAGCGCTCCACCCCGGCCTGGTCGACGTCCACCCGCACGAGCACCACGTGGGGCTTCGACTACCAGCCGCTGCCGTCCAGCCCGGCCGCCCGTGCGAACCTCCCGCTGCTCAACACGTCCTACGACATCGGTACCGACCTGCAGGGCGCGGCACGGGCGGGGCACCGCATCGAACTGGGGCTGCGCTCGGCCACGTACACCGGTGACGTCGCCGCCACGTCGGCCACCCTCCAGGTGTCCTACGACGATGGGGCGACCTGGCAGAAGGCAACGCTGAAGAGGACCGGCGACGGCCGCTGGTCGACGGTGCTGACGCCCCCGCGCACGTCGCGGTCGCTGTCGCTGCGTACGGCCGCCGAGGCGCCGGGCGGCCTCTCCGTCCGGCAGGACGTGATCCAGGCCGTCACGCTGAAGTGA
- a CDS encoding Rieske 2Fe-2S domain-containing protein: MGLSRTYARQFTQGPTPADARPPGLPYPDGWFAVAFSAELSAGTVLTRPLHGEDVVLYRLRDGGVRAVRPYCPHLGAHLGLAEMEGDDLVCPFHRFAFGPDGSCVRTSYGTPPPSATVAQLPVREANDAIFVWRHHDDRPPLWELPDWHVLGDRPPRVSTWEMSGHLQDVIENAVDTGHFSALHGWAAFELAAPIAFEERAFQVSLRVRERFPLLGEHTLEVELEGRGLGQLHVCTSLPRLGVRTCAMLTPVMIAPSRFQLRQSSRLAVAEPGWLPGPLARWMSRSAPRLLGGLTLRANREFVAADFPIWDSKQYQSPPRLAQGDGPIGPFRRWARQFYPPTAVGSPGRQINPLSERSVST; encoded by the coding sequence ATGGGACTGAGCCGTACGTACGCGCGGCAGTTCACCCAGGGCCCGACCCCGGCCGACGCGCGGCCACCGGGACTGCCGTACCCCGACGGCTGGTTCGCGGTGGCCTTCTCCGCCGAGTTGAGCGCGGGCACCGTGCTCACCCGGCCGCTGCACGGCGAGGACGTGGTGCTCTACCGGCTCCGCGACGGCGGTGTCCGGGCCGTTCGTCCGTACTGCCCGCACCTGGGAGCGCACCTGGGCCTCGCCGAGATGGAGGGGGACGATCTGGTCTGCCCCTTCCACCGCTTCGCCTTCGGCCCGGACGGTTCCTGCGTACGGACCTCCTACGGCACACCACCGCCGTCGGCCACGGTCGCGCAGCTGCCGGTCCGCGAGGCCAACGACGCGATCTTCGTGTGGCGGCACCACGACGACCGCCCCCCGCTCTGGGAACTCCCGGACTGGCACGTGCTCGGGGACCGGCCCCCTCGCGTCTCCACCTGGGAGATGTCGGGCCACCTCCAGGACGTGATCGAGAACGCCGTGGACACCGGGCACTTCTCCGCGCTGCACGGCTGGGCCGCGTTCGAACTCGCCGCACCGATCGCCTTCGAGGAGCGGGCCTTCCAGGTGTCGCTGAGGGTCCGCGAACGCTTCCCGCTGCTCGGCGAGCACACCCTGGAGGTGGAACTGGAGGGCCGCGGCCTCGGCCAGCTGCATGTGTGCACCTCCCTCCCCCGGCTCGGCGTGCGCACCTGCGCCATGCTCACTCCCGTGATGATCGCGCCGAGCCGCTTCCAGCTCCGGCAGTCGAGCCGGCTCGCCGTGGCGGAGCCCGGATGGCTGCCGGGGCCGTTGGCCCGGTGGATGAGCCGCTCGGCACCGCGCCTGCTGGGCGGGCTGACGCTCCGAGCCAACCGCGAGTTCGTCGCCGCGGACTTCCCGATCTGGGACAGCAAGCAGTACCAGTCGCCGCCGCGGCTCGCCCAGGGCGACGGTCCCATCGGCCCGTTCCGGCGCTGGGCGCGGCAGTTCTACCCGCCGACGGCAGTCGGCTCCCCCGGGCGCCAGATCAACCCCCTCTCGGAGCGGAGCGTGTCGACGTAG
- a CDS encoding MDR family NADP-dependent oxidoreductase, translated as MKIEKWIVGEHVEGVPDVDRMYRKVTEEVDVDLADDEMLLRTRYVSVDPYLHGIALDTPLGTHMGADSVMEVVEAGPRARFAVGDLVQGFGGWRSHVVSTGAPERWTGTFPMVFPAYRRLEPGDYDDVLPLSSALGILGGSGMTAWGTMTKFLTVRPGDTVVVSGAAGQVGSLVGQLAKRAGARVVGTTGTPEKAAYLAGLGFDEVLEYRHGDDPDAVRETLAKAAPDGVDKYFDNLGGAFTDTVFSMLNVGSQVAVSWQWSSQVGQEWTGPRLLNYIMFPRTTIRGIFAPEWFTEDNWTALHAELGGAVRRGEIAYQQTVHQGFDGIPAAYRSLYTDRAVSRGKVLVEL; from the coding sequence GTGAAGATCGAGAAGTGGATCGTCGGCGAGCACGTCGAGGGCGTGCCGGACGTCGACCGGATGTACCGGAAGGTGACCGAGGAGGTCGATGTCGACCTCGCCGACGACGAGATGCTGCTACGGACCCGCTACGTCTCGGTCGACCCGTATCTCCACGGCATCGCGCTGGACACACCGCTCGGCACCCACATGGGCGCCGACTCGGTGATGGAGGTCGTCGAGGCCGGCCCGCGCGCCAGGTTCGCGGTGGGCGACCTGGTCCAGGGCTTCGGCGGCTGGCGCAGCCACGTCGTCAGCACCGGTGCGCCCGAGAGGTGGACCGGGACCTTTCCGATGGTCTTTCCGGCCTACCGCCGGCTCGAACCGGGCGACTACGACGACGTGCTGCCGCTGTCGTCGGCGCTCGGCATCCTCGGCGGTTCCGGCATGACCGCCTGGGGCACCATGACCAAGTTCCTCACCGTCCGCCCCGGCGACACCGTGGTGGTCAGCGGCGCCGCGGGCCAGGTCGGTTCGCTGGTCGGGCAGTTGGCCAAGCGGGCCGGGGCGCGGGTGGTCGGCACCACCGGAACCCCGGAGAAGGCGGCCTACCTGGCGGGGCTGGGCTTCGACGAGGTACTGGAGTACCGGCACGGCGACGACCCGGACGCCGTACGCGAGACGCTGGCCAAGGCGGCACCGGACGGGGTCGACAAGTACTTCGACAACCTGGGCGGAGCCTTCACCGACACCGTCTTCAGCATGCTCAACGTCGGCAGCCAGGTGGCGGTCAGCTGGCAGTGGTCCAGCCAGGTGGGCCAGGAGTGGACCGGCCCGCGGCTGCTCAACTACATCATGTTCCCCCGCACCACCATCCGCGGCATCTTCGCGCCCGAGTGGTTCACCGAGGACAACTGGACGGCGCTGCACGCCGAACTCGGCGGCGCGGTCCGCCGGGGCGAGATCGCCTACCAGCAGACCGTCCACCAGGGCTTCGACGGCATCCCCGCCGCCTACCGCAGCCTGTACACCGACCGGGCCGTCTCCCGCGGCAAGGTGCTGGTGGAACTGTGA
- a CDS encoding phytoene desaturase family protein produces the protein MIVVGGGLGGLSTGCYAQMNGYRSTVLEMHDLPGGCCTAWDRGEFTFDPCVSWLLGSGPGNEMHRIWLELGAIQGKQMRTFETFNTVRGRDGRSVNFYSDPDRLQAHLLELSPADARPIREFCAGLRAFRSCLAKYPFLTPVPLMGRFERMRMLSGFLRYANLMRRAMSVPMTDFSARFQEPLLRDAFNYILYEKHPSFPLLPFWFQLASHANQSAGVPEGGSLGLARSIEQRYQRLGGELVYNAKVVEILVEDDRAVGVRLSDGSERRADIVVSACDGRTTVMDLLKGRYVDEGYRRLYTTTINDPELVFPGYVTVFLGLRRPFPQGDPYTTYLLSDEQAARLTGIRHPSLHVQFRSRHYPELSPPGTAVVYASYFCDIAPWRELSTGPEQSSRVRRGVETHTLAVGRGRAYQQAKRRVRDTVVELLEQHHPGIGQAVGVRDVSTPLTQVRYTGNHDGTVLGWQPFLASGEDMEQQIRTHGPALPGLANFYLSGVWATTGGLIRAAAAGRHVMQYVCRDDGRPFSALVDDHAPLPTQIVEGTTPVKEGATP, from the coding sequence ATGATCGTCGTCGGTGGCGGCCTCGGCGGCCTGTCCACCGGCTGCTACGCGCAGATGAACGGCTACCGCAGCACCGTCCTGGAGATGCACGACCTCCCTGGCGGCTGCTGCACCGCCTGGGACCGCGGGGAGTTCACCTTCGACCCGTGCGTCAGCTGGCTGCTCGGCTCCGGGCCGGGCAACGAGATGCACCGGATCTGGCTGGAACTCGGCGCGATCCAGGGCAAGCAGATGCGCACGTTCGAGACGTTCAACACCGTCCGCGGCCGGGACGGCCGCTCCGTGAACTTCTACTCCGACCCCGATCGGCTCCAGGCCCACCTGCTGGAGCTGTCCCCGGCGGACGCCCGGCCGATCCGGGAGTTCTGCGCCGGCCTGCGCGCCTTCCGCTCCTGCCTGGCGAAGTACCCGTTCCTCACGCCGGTCCCGCTGATGGGCCGCTTCGAACGCATGCGGATGCTCTCCGGCTTCCTGCGGTACGCCAACCTGATGCGCCGCGCGATGTCCGTGCCGATGACGGACTTCTCCGCGCGGTTCCAGGAGCCGCTGCTGCGCGACGCGTTCAACTACATCCTCTACGAGAAGCACCCGAGCTTCCCGCTGCTGCCGTTCTGGTTCCAGCTGGCCAGCCACGCCAATCAGTCGGCGGGGGTGCCGGAAGGCGGCTCGCTCGGCCTGGCGCGCTCCATCGAGCAGCGCTACCAGCGGCTGGGCGGTGAACTCGTCTACAACGCCAAGGTCGTCGAGATCCTGGTCGAGGACGACCGCGCGGTAGGCGTACGGCTCAGCGACGGAAGCGAACGGCGCGCGGACATCGTGGTGTCCGCCTGCGACGGCCGGACCACCGTGATGGACCTGCTCAAGGGCCGCTACGTCGACGAGGGTTACCGCCGGCTCTACACGACCACGATCAACGACCCGGAGCTTGTCTTCCCCGGTTACGTCACCGTCTTCCTCGGCCTGCGCCGCCCCTTCCCCCAGGGCGATCCCTACACGACGTACCTGCTGTCGGACGAGCAGGCCGCACGGCTGACGGGCATCCGCCACCCGAGCCTGCACGTCCAGTTCCGCAGCCGCCACTACCCCGAACTCTCCCCGCCCGGAACGGCCGTGGTCTACGCGAGCTACTTCTGCGACATCGCGCCCTGGCGGGAACTGAGCACCGGCCCGGAGCAGTCCAGCCGGGTGCGCCGCGGCGTGGAGACGCACACCCTCGCGGTCGGGCGCGGCCGCGCGTACCAGCAGGCCAAGCGCCGGGTCCGGGACACCGTGGTGGAGCTGCTCGAACAGCACCATCCGGGGATCGGGCAGGCCGTCGGCGTACGGGACGTGTCCACTCCGCTCACCCAGGTCCGCTACACCGGCAACCACGACGGCACGGTGCTCGGCTGGCAGCCGTTCCTGGCCAGCGGCGAGGACATGGAACAGCAGATCCGCACCCACGGGCCGGCCCTGCCCGGACTGGCGAACTTCTACCTCTCCGGCGTCTGGGCCACCACCGGCGGCCTCATCCGGGCGGCGGCGGCCGGCCGGCACGTCATGCAGTACGTCTGCCGGGACGACGGCCGGCCGTTCAGCGCCCTGGTGGACGACCACGCGCCACTGCCCACCCAGATCGTCGAAGGAACCACCCCCGTCAAGGAAGGAGCCACCCCGTGA
- a CDS encoding phytoene desaturase family protein — MPTREDRPRVIVIGAGIAGLAAGCYAQMSGLESRIFEKHVLPGGCCTAWARKGYLFDYCIDWLIGTAPGNDAHRIWRELGALDGKTVTNFEVFNRVVDEHGREVSFYNDPDRLERHLLELAPGDARPIREFCRDLRRFTSIDLYPFLTPPPLRTVRERLDLLGTVLPSFRLFWRTGATSMDAFCARLRDPLLRRAFPFIFFQDHEVFPLLPYLFNMAAAHRGNCGFPQGGSLGLARSVEERYTSLGGRIGYRAPVSRILVEQDRAIGVELKDGSREFADHVVAACDGPTVLRRLLGDRYSSPVTRALYDEALHQPDALYPGVVSAFVGLTGDLPPGTPHSTTYLLAPQDSARLPAARQNSLVVQLRSRYADGFAPPGRSVVHCTYFSDFGSWQALRDSDRKAYRARKREVADFVRGFLERHHPGTAERIEVIDVATPVTLRRFTGNHEGSILAWKSFTEAERLTDRLVGKERMRLPGLRGFSMTGQWVTGGGLIRAASAGRFAIRYLCDELGVPFRAWPSADRTPWQPERWGELPQLGERAVYSGAASS; from the coding sequence ATGCCGACGCGTGAGGACCGTCCCCGTGTCATCGTCATCGGCGCGGGCATCGCCGGGCTGGCCGCCGGCTGCTACGCCCAGATGAGCGGGCTGGAGAGCCGGATCTTCGAGAAGCACGTGCTGCCCGGCGGCTGCTGCACCGCCTGGGCCCGCAAGGGCTACCTGTTCGACTACTGCATCGACTGGCTGATCGGCACCGCCCCCGGCAACGACGCCCACCGCATCTGGCGGGAACTCGGCGCGCTGGACGGGAAGACCGTCACCAACTTCGAGGTCTTCAACCGCGTCGTGGACGAGCACGGCCGGGAAGTCAGCTTCTACAACGACCCGGACCGGCTGGAGCGGCACCTGTTGGAACTCGCGCCCGGCGACGCCCGGCCGATCCGGGAGTTCTGCCGGGACCTGCGGCGGTTCACCTCCATCGACCTGTACCCGTTCCTGACCCCGCCCCCGCTGCGCACCGTCCGCGAACGGCTGGATTTGCTGGGGACCGTACTGCCGTCGTTCCGGTTGTTCTGGCGCACCGGCGCCACCTCGATGGACGCCTTCTGCGCGCGGCTGCGGGACCCTCTGCTGCGCAGGGCGTTCCCGTTCATCTTCTTCCAGGACCACGAGGTCTTCCCGCTGCTGCCCTACCTGTTCAACATGGCCGCCGCCCACCGCGGCAACTGCGGTTTCCCGCAGGGGGGTTCGCTGGGACTGGCGCGGTCCGTCGAGGAGCGGTACACCTCGCTCGGCGGGCGGATCGGCTACCGCGCACCGGTGTCCCGCATCCTGGTCGAGCAGGACCGCGCGATCGGCGTCGAACTCAAGGACGGCAGCAGGGAGTTCGCCGACCACGTGGTGGCGGCCTGCGACGGCCCCACCGTGCTGCGCCGGCTGCTGGGCGACCGGTACTCCAGCCCGGTGACCCGGGCCCTGTACGACGAGGCGCTGCACCAGCCCGACGCCCTCTACCCGGGCGTGGTCTCCGCGTTCGTGGGCCTGACCGGGGATCTGCCGCCCGGCACCCCGCACAGCACCACCTACCTACTGGCGCCGCAGGACAGTGCCCGGCTGCCGGCCGCGCGGCAGAACAGCCTGGTGGTGCAGCTCCGCTCCCGGTACGCCGACGGGTTCGCGCCGCCCGGCCGGTCGGTGGTGCACTGCACCTACTTCAGCGACTTCGGCTCCTGGCAGGCGCTGCGCGACAGCGACCGGAAGGCGTACCGGGCGCGCAAGCGCGAGGTCGCCGACTTCGTTCGCGGCTTCCTCGAACGGCACCACCCCGGCACCGCGGAGCGCATCGAGGTGATCGACGTGGCCACTCCGGTCACCCTGCGGCGCTTCACCGGCAACCACGAGGGCAGCATCCTGGCCTGGAAGTCCTTCACCGAGGCCGAGCGACTGACCGACCGGCTGGTCGGCAAGGAGCGGATGCGGCTGCCCGGCCTGCGCGGCTTCTCCATGACCGGCCAGTGGGTCACCGGCGGCGGGCTGATCCGGGCCGCTTCCGCGGGCCGGTTCGCCATCCGCTACCTCTGCGACGAGCTCGGGGTGCCCTTCCGCGCGTGGCCCAGTGCCGACCGCACGCCCTGGCAACCCGAACGCTGGGGTGAGCTGCCGCAGCTCGGCGAGCGGGCCGTCTACTCCGGGGCGGCGTCGTCATGA